In a genomic window of Erigeron canadensis isolate Cc75 chromosome 5, C_canadensis_v1, whole genome shotgun sequence:
- the LOC122601231 gene encoding adenylate isopentenyltransferase 5, chloroplastic, whose protein sequence is MMKSLLSTYKQVDVPSVNYPGGINMETFLPRSRKDKVVIVMGATGTGKSRLSIDLAKTFPAEIVNSDKMQVYKGLDIATNKVTKEECGGITHHLLGFVDPHVEFTAADFQRDASHVVDSIVAKDKLPIIAGGSNSYVRALVHDNIKFQSRYSCCFLWVDVSLPVLQSFVSKRVDMMIKAGLIDEARRFYNPQLINNTKGLRRAIGVPELDRYFRNENRENLKEAIDDIKVNTCKLASRQLQNILRLQNQLEWDMHHLDATEAFLEQGFEADAAWERLVIQPSTLIVRDFLRDENEEIAHNFPDIMTTNSIIRVPSLTTTVNSIAVAR, encoded by the coding sequence ATGATGAAAAGTCTCCTTTCTACATACAAACAAGTAGACGTTCCATCTGTGAATTATCCTGGAGGGATTAATATGGAAACATTCCTGCCACGTAGTCGTAAAGACAAGGTAGTGATTGTTATGGGCGCAACAGGAACAGGAAAGTCGAGGCTTTCAATCGACCTAGCGAAAACATTCCCTGCTGAAATCGTTAATTCTGACAAGATGCAAGTTTATAAAGGTCTTGATATTGCTACAAACAAAGTCACAAAGGAAGAGTGTGGTGGCATCACCCACCACCTTTTAGGATTTGTTGACCCTCACGTCGAATTCACAGCTGCTGATTTCCAACGTGATGCATCACATGTGGTTGATTCGATTGTGGCAAAAGATAAGCTTCCGATTATAGCTGGCGGCTCAAATTCGTACGTAAGGGCTCTAGTTCATGATAACATTAAATTCCAATCAAGGTATAGTTGTTGCTTTTTGTGGGTGGATGTTTCTTTGCCAGTTCTTCAATCTTTCGTGTCGAAACGTGTTGATATGATGATTAAAGCTGGTCTAATAGATGAAGCCCGGAGATTTTACAACCcacaattaattaataacacGAAAGGGCTTAGACGTGCAATAGGTGTTCCTGAGTTGGATCGTTACTTTCGAAACGAAAACAGGGAGAATCTAAAAGAAGcaattgatgatataaaagtTAATACTTGCAAATTGGCTTCACGCCAGTTGCAAAACATTTTGAGGCTGCAAAACCAACTTGAGTGGGATATGCATCATTTGGATGCGACCGAGGCTTTCCTCGAACAAGGATTTGAGGCTGATGCAGCTTGGGAACGTCTTGTGATTCAACCAAGCACTCTCATTGTTAGAGACTTTCTTCGCGACGAAAATGAAGAAATAGCTCATAATTTCCCGGATATTATGACTACAAACTCCATCATCCGAGTTCCATCTTTGACCACAACGGTCAACTCTATTGCCGTGGCACGCTAG